In Pseudomonadales bacterium, the genomic stretch CACCGCCGAGAAGTTCAAGGCCATCCAGTCGCAGGTCGGCGTGCCCGTCACGGCGGCGAAACAGAGCGATGAAGACATGGCCTGGGATGGCGCCAAGCTGTGCAACCTGAAGCCGGCCTACATGATGAAGCTGAAGGAAGAAGCCACGGGCTTCGTGCGCTACGACGCCAGCGGCGGCAAGATCGTGCTGTCGGAGATGTCCGGCGGCGCACGCAAGGAAGTCGGCGTCGACGGCGATGCCTTCGCGCAGCGTGTGTCCTTCAACGCGCAAGCCATCGGCCAGGGCGGTGACACCTGTGGCCGAGCGTTCTGGAATGCCGAGGCCTACAAGGCGGCGAGCGCCGCCATGAGCCGGTAGGTCTCGGCGGGGCGCCGCGCTCGGCGACGACGAACTGCAGGTGCTGCGGTATGCCACCGGCGCACTCGGCAGCGAGCCGGGTTCGATCGCGATGCGTTGTCAGAAGCCCAGGCTGGCATCCAGAGGCTGTCGCAAAAGTCTCCGATCGTCGATGCGAGCAGCGCGGGACGATCCCTTTGCACCGGTGGGACGCCGTAAATGCATCCCTGCAGGCTCGAGTGCCGCATCCCTGCGGCACACGCCCCCCGATGCAATGGCATCGTCCCGCGCTTCACGGCGTTTTGCGACACCCTCTCCAGTCCGCCGGCCAGCTCGACCACCTTGCCGACGACCTGGCCGGTCAGGGTGTGGAAGTCCTGCGCCACCCCTACGCCTGGAAGCAGCAGACCGGGATGGCTTGGGTCAGGCCGCGCGGTGTGCTGGTTTTGATCAAGGTCAAGACTGGACGCAATTCCCCGAACCCCGGTATTGACTGCCGCCGTGGGTGCCGCGTATGAGTGCCATACGGACATCGAGAGGAATGTGTCATGCAGCACCTTCCCATGGGGCGCGTCCTGTCGCGCCGTTGGTGGCTGCCGGCAGTCCTGGGCATCGTCGGCGTGGCGGCCGCAGCCGACCCGATCGTCGTCGGCCAGCCGGTGTTCGATTCGTCCGTCGGCATGTTCGACGGCTTCAAGAAGGACAAGGTCGTCGGCGACTTCGTCTTCGGCACTTACGGACTCGGCGCCTTCGGCTCCAGCAACGTGTTCGACACCGGCCCGAAGTTCCTGGGCTTGAGTTTCGACGAGTCGCAGCCCATCGGCGGCATCACCTCCTACTGCGACCCGAGTGGCCTGACCGGCTGCGCCCACTTTGGCCTGAAGGCCACGCTCGGCGGCTGGGGCAAGTTCGGTACCGAGTACCAGTTGCGCGCCGGCGGCGGCACGCTCGACGTACGCGTGCCGCTGCGTGCGACGCTCGACCTGCCCTACGACGCCACCGGCGGCGGCGTGCCCACGCTCGGTTCGACGTTCACGATCGGCACGTCCTGGACCTCGAGCGTCAAGACGCTGAATCAACCCGGCAGCGGCAGCAAGCCGGTGACGACGCTGCTGGCCACGCACGGGCCGACGGTGCAGGCCTATGCCGACCTGATCGGCGAACTCGGCGCCAGCGTCAGCGGCAAGCTCTGCGTGGGCGTCTGCGTGTCGGACAGCACGCCGCCGCTGGGCTTCGCGCAGCGCTGGGAGCTGGGGTCGGTCAACCGCAACGGCGACGGCAAGTTCAAGGTGCTCGACCAGCAGGTCACTCCGGTCGGCGAGGCGCTGAACGGCATCATCAAGTACGAGTTGCGGCTGCCCAAGCTCGACGCCCAGGACAAGACGCTCGCGCCCAGCGGGCTGGGCGGCCTGTTGCAGACCCAGGCGCAGGATCGTGTGGCCAAGGTCGAGCTCGGCATCGACGAACTGGTGCGCGAGCTCACCGGTGTGCCGATCAGCGGCGAGGTCGGTTTCGACGCGCTGGGCGAACACATCGGTGCGAGCTACGCGCTGATCGAATCGTCCGCCGGTTTCGACACGCTGCTCAAGCAGCGGGTCAACGTGCAGACCGTGCCGACCGTCACGCTCGACTTCGCCAGCCCGGTGCAGAAGTACCTGGGCAACAGCGGCGGCGTCGAGCAGTACGGTGCGCCGACCCAGAGCCTGAGCTTCAACCTCGGTGAGAGCGTCTCGCTGCGCAACACCGGCGCCAGCCTGCTGGGCGGCGAGGCCCGCTTCGGCATGATGCTGGTGGTGCAGAACGAACTCGAGCTGCAGGTGATGGCCAAGCTCAGCCTCGAGGCGCTGAAGGCCAGCACGACGCTCGGCGGCATCGGCCCGCTGTTCGGGCCCGAGTCGGTGAGCGTGCCGATCGGCTCGATCCCTCTGCATCAGGCGAGCTTCGCCACCAGTGTGGCCGACCTCGGGGGGCTGTACTTCAACATGCTGTTCAAGCTGCCCGAGCTGCCCTTGGCCTTCGAGCCAGAGCAGTTCGCCACGCTCGGCGCCCTCGATGCCGCGAAATGGGTCGATGCCAACGGCAGTGCGCTGTGCGGCACGCGCACGACGCCGGACTGCGAGGCGCTGGCACAGACCCGCTTCACCGGCAGCTTCGACCTGGGTGCCGCGCCGCTGCCGCCCTGCCTGTTCGAGCCCGACGGCTGTGCGCCGTCGGTGCGGCAGGAACTGGCCGAGCGGCTGCAGTTCGCCCTGGCTGCCGGCCCGCGGGGCGGACAGTGGAGCGAGAGCGCAATGCGCCTGCTCGACGACGAGGGGCGCGAGACCTTCCTCAGTGCGCTGACCACGCTCGATGACCCGCGGCTCGAACTCGGCGCGGGGCTGGACGACGAGCAGTTCGCGCGCGATGCGGCGGCGATGTTCGCCGCGGTCGGCACGCAGCGGCTGGAGACCGCGCCGGCACCCGAGCCCGCTTCGGTGCTGCTGCTCGGTTTCGGGCTCGCGGTCCTGGTGCTGCGGCGCCCTTGGGTGGTGCTGGCAAAGGAAGCACGCTGCGCCGTCCTGCTGTCTAGGCAGGCGACGGGAGGGCGCGGATTCGCGTGAGAGCTTTTTCGTGACTGTACACGGCGACGCGCATTGTGCGTCGCTCCACTCGTCCGTGCGTCGATTTTTGTGCCTTCGTAATGCACCATGAGCGGCACTCCGGCAGAGGAACATCGATGCACGATCCATTCACTCGCTCCGCAGCGCCGCTGCGCTTCGTGACGGCCGCCTCGCTGTTCGACGGGCACGACGCGGCGATCAACCTGATGCGCCGCCTGATCCAGGCACACGGTGCCGAGGTGATCCACCTCGGCCACAACCGGGGGGTGCGCGAGATCGTGCGCGCTGCGCTGCAGGAAGACGCCGATGGCATCGCGGTGAGCTCGTACCAGGGCGGGCACATGGAGTTCTTCCGCTACATGGTCGAGATGTTGCGCGAGAACGGTGCTGCGCACATCCGCGTCTTCGGTGGGGGCGGTGGCACGATCACGTCGGAGGAAATCGCCGAGTTGCAGGCGCTCGGGGTGGAGCGCATCTACCACCCGCGCGACGGCATGGAGCTGGGCCTCCCCGGCATGATCGATGACCTGATCCGGCGTACCGAAGCAGGGCGCCGCCCGCCGGTCGATCCGCAGGCGATCGGCATCGACGACGAGATCGCCGTGGCGCGCATGGTGTCGTCGATAGAGTCAGGTGCTTTCGATGCCGACGAGCTCGCGCGGTTGCGGGAGACATGGCGCGCGCGTGGTGCAAGGGCCCCGGTGGTCGGCGTCACCGGCACCGGCGGTGCCGGCAAGAGCAGCGTGACCGACGAGCTGCTGGCGCGTTTCCTGCGCCATTTTCCGCAGTTGCGCATCGCGGTGCTTGCGGTGGACCCGACACGCCGGCGTACCGGGGGTGCGCTGCTCGGTGATCGCATCCGCATGAACAGTCTTGATTCCTCACGTATCTACATGCGCTCGATGGCCACGCGCCGCCAGCACCTCGCGACCAGCGAAATGCTCGGCGATGTGGCGCTGTTCCTGCAGTCGCTCGGCTTCGACCTGGTGCTGATCGAAACCGCCGGCATCGGCCAGAGCGACTCCGAGATCGTCGACCTGGTCGATCTGTCGGTCTACGTGATGACCAGCGAATACGGTGCCGCGAGCCAGCTCGAGAAGATCGACATGATCGACTTTGCCGATCTGATCGTGCTGAACAAGTTCGATCGACGCGGCGCCGAGGATGCGCTGCGGGACGTGCGCAAGCAGTGGCGGCGCAACCACCAGGCGTTCACGCTGCCCGAAGAGCAGGTTCCGGTGTTCGCCACGATCGCGAGCCAGTTCAACGACCCGGGCATGAACTGGGTGTTCCACGAGCTGTGCACACGCATCGCACGGAAGCTCGAACTCGACCCGACCGAGTGGACCCCAGCGATCGACATCACGCTGCGCGAGCCGAAGGCGGTGGCGCTGATTCCGGCTGCGCGCACGCGCTACCTCGCGGAGATCGCCGAGCAGGGGCGAGAATTGAACGCGCGCACCGGTACGCAGGCGGAGCTTGCCGACCGTGCCCAGCACCTGTACCAGGCGTTGTCCGAACTGGCCGATCCGCTGTTGCCCGCGCCGCTGGCAGCCTACGCGCCGCAGGCGCTCACCGCTGCAGACGCCGACAACAGCCTGCGTGTGCTGCGCCAGCGTTACCAGGCGACGCTCGAGGAGCTGGACGCGGATTCGCTCGAACTGCTGCGCGGCTGGCCGGAGCGTCGGGCAGGCATCCGCACGCCGCAGTACAGCTACACCGTGCGCGGCAGCGATATCCGTGGCGACAACTATCGCGAGAGCCTGAGTCGGCTGCAGATTCCGAAGATAGGCGCGCCGGATCACGCGAGCTGGGGTGGGCTGCTCGCGTTCCTGCGTCAGGAGAACCTCCCGGGTTACTACCCCTACACGGCAGGCGTGTTCCCGTACCGGCGCGAGGGCGAGGACCCGACACGCATGTTCGCCGGCGAGGGTACCCCCGAGCGCACCAATCGTCGCTTTCATTTCGTGGCTCGCGGTCAACCGGCAAACCGGCTCTCGACCGCCTTCGACTCGGTCACGCTCTACGGCGAGGACCCGCAGTCACGCCCCGATGTCTACGGCAAGATCGGCAACTCCGGAGTGTCGATCGCGACCGTCGACGATCTGAAGAAGCTGTATTCGGGTTTCGATCTGTGCGATCCGAGGACCTCGGTGTCGATGACGATCAACGGTCCGGCGCCAATGATCCTGGCGTTCTACATGAATGCAGCAATCGACCAGCAGGTCGAGAAACACCTGAGGCAGAGCGGGCAGTGGGAGGCCGCGCAGGCGAAGATCGACGCGTTGTTCGCAGGCGCTGCACGCCCGCGCTACGACGGTGCGTTGCCCGAGGGAAACGACGGCCTCGGACTCGGGCTGCTCGGTATCAGCGGTGAGCAGTTCGTCGACGCCGAGACCTACGCCATGATCAGGAGGCGTACGCTGGAGAGCGTACGTGGCACCGTGCAGGCCGACATCCTGAAGGAGGACCAGGCACAGAACACCTGCATCTTCAGCACCGGCTTCGCGCTGACGATGATGGGCGACGTGCAGGAGTTCTTCATCGCGAGCGCGGTGAAGAACTACTACAGCGTGTCGATCAGCGGCTATCACATCGCCGAGGCCGGCGCGAACCCGGTCTCGCAGCTCGCGTTCACGCTCGCCAACGGCTTCACGATCGTCGAGTACTACCTGGCGCGCGGGATGGCGATCGACGACTTCGCGCCGAACCTGTCGTTCTTCTTCTCGAACGGCATGGACCCGGAGTACACCGTGATCGGGCGCGTGGCGCGGCGTATCTGGGCGCGCGCGATGAAGGAGCGCTACGGGGCAAGTGCCCGCAGCCAGATGCTGAAGTACCACGTGCAGACCTCGGGGCGCAGCCTGCACGCGCAGGAGATGAGCTTCAACGACATCCGCACCACGCTGCAGGCGCTGTACGCGCTGTTCGACAACTGCAACAGCCTGCACACCAACGCCTACGACGAGGCGATCACCACGCCGACCGAGGAGAGCGTGCGCCGTGCGGTGGCGATCCAGCTCATCATCAATCGCGAGCTGGGACTGAACTTCTGCGAGAACCCGTGGCAGGGCTCGTTCATCGTCGAGGAGCTGACCGATCTGGTCGAGGCGGCGGTGTACCAGGAGTTCGATCGCCTCAGCGAACGCGGCGGCGTGCTGGGCGCGATGGACACCATGTACCAGCGCTCGAAGATCCAGGACGAGAGCCAGTACTACGAGAGTCGCAAGCACGACGGTTCGCTGCCGCTGATCGGCGTGAACACCTTCCTGCCGCCGCCGGGGCAGGAGGAGAAGATCGAGGGGCGCGCGCTGATGCGCTCTTCGGATGAGGAAAAGCGCCAGCAGATCGACAACCTCGCCGCATTCCACGCTCGGCAC encodes the following:
- a CDS encoding PEP-CTERM sorting domain-containing protein produces the protein MQHLPMGRVLSRRWWLPAVLGIVGVAAAADPIVVGQPVFDSSVGMFDGFKKDKVVGDFVFGTYGLGAFGSSNVFDTGPKFLGLSFDESQPIGGITSYCDPSGLTGCAHFGLKATLGGWGKFGTEYQLRAGGGTLDVRVPLRATLDLPYDATGGGVPTLGSTFTIGTSWTSSVKTLNQPGSGSKPVTTLLATHGPTVQAYADLIGELGASVSGKLCVGVCVSDSTPPLGFAQRWELGSVNRNGDGKFKVLDQQVTPVGEALNGIIKYELRLPKLDAQDKTLAPSGLGGLLQTQAQDRVAKVELGIDELVRELTGVPISGEVGFDALGEHIGASYALIESSAGFDTLLKQRVNVQTVPTVTLDFASPVQKYLGNSGGVEQYGAPTQSLSFNLGESVSLRNTGASLLGGEARFGMMLVVQNELELQVMAKLSLEALKASTTLGGIGPLFGPESVSVPIGSIPLHQASFATSVADLGGLYFNMLFKLPELPLAFEPEQFATLGALDAAKWVDANGSALCGTRTTPDCEALAQTRFTGSFDLGAAPLPPCLFEPDGCAPSVRQELAERLQFALAAGPRGGQWSESAMRLLDDEGRETFLSALTTLDDPRLELGAGLDDEQFARDAAAMFAAVGTQRLETAPAPEPASVLLLGFGLAVLVLRRPWVVLAKEARCAVLLSRQATGGRGFA
- a CDS encoding methylmalonyl-CoA mutase family protein; this translates as MHDPFTRSAAPLRFVTAASLFDGHDAAINLMRRLIQAHGAEVIHLGHNRGVREIVRAALQEDADGIAVSSYQGGHMEFFRYMVEMLRENGAAHIRVFGGGGGTITSEEIAELQALGVERIYHPRDGMELGLPGMIDDLIRRTEAGRRPPVDPQAIGIDDEIAVARMVSSIESGAFDADELARLRETWRARGARAPVVGVTGTGGAGKSSVTDELLARFLRHFPQLRIAVLAVDPTRRRTGGALLGDRIRMNSLDSSRIYMRSMATRRQHLATSEMLGDVALFLQSLGFDLVLIETAGIGQSDSEIVDLVDLSVYVMTSEYGAASQLEKIDMIDFADLIVLNKFDRRGAEDALRDVRKQWRRNHQAFTLPEEQVPVFATIASQFNDPGMNWVFHELCTRIARKLELDPTEWTPAIDITLREPKAVALIPAARTRYLAEIAEQGRELNARTGTQAELADRAQHLYQALSELADPLLPAPLAAYAPQALTAADADNSLRVLRQRYQATLEELDADSLELLRGWPERRAGIRTPQYSYTVRGSDIRGDNYRESLSRLQIPKIGAPDHASWGGLLAFLRQENLPGYYPYTAGVFPYRREGEDPTRMFAGEGTPERTNRRFHFVARGQPANRLSTAFDSVTLYGEDPQSRPDVYGKIGNSGVSIATVDDLKKLYSGFDLCDPRTSVSMTINGPAPMILAFYMNAAIDQQVEKHLRQSGQWEAAQAKIDALFAGAARPRYDGALPEGNDGLGLGLLGISGEQFVDAETYAMIRRRTLESVRGTVQADILKEDQAQNTCIFSTGFALTMMGDVQEFFIASAVKNYYSVSISGYHIAEAGANPVSQLAFTLANGFTIVEYYLARGMAIDDFAPNLSFFFSNGMDPEYTVIGRVARRIWARAMKERYGASARSQMLKYHVQTSGRSLHAQEMSFNDIRTTLQALYALFDNCNSLHTNAYDEAITTPTEESVRRAVAIQLIINRELGLNFCENPWQGSFIVEELTDLVEAAVYQEFDRLSERGGVLGAMDTMYQRSKIQDESQYYESRKHDGSLPLIGVNTFLPPPGQEEKIEGRALMRSSDEEKRQQIDNLAAFHARHAAEAPAALARLQEVAIRRGNLFAELMQTVKVASLGQISQALYEVGGVYRRNM